One genomic segment of Nocardia spumae includes these proteins:
- a CDS encoding SDR family NAD(P)-dependent oxidoreductase, giving the protein MRTRKVWLVTGASSGFGLALTRAIAAAGGRVVATARDPEGAHSLREVASAHPGQIVIAPLDVTDPEQARRAVARAKAAFERIDVVVNNAGYGVFGALEEIPDSEVRAVFETNVFGSLNVIRAALPVLREQRGGHLVQISSIAGITAPSPGLGLYAATKFAVEGMNEGLIREVSHLGIGVTIVEPGMFGTGFVAALGMTPVRHPDYRASVQAAHDRLSQLGPGVYGDPDDAARQIIAAVDSADPPLRLPLGQDAIHAIRTKLTAELSALDAREPAAQGAG; this is encoded by the coding sequence ATGAGGACACGCAAGGTGTGGCTGGTAACCGGCGCATCGTCGGGATTCGGCCTGGCGCTGACCCGGGCGATCGCGGCCGCGGGCGGGCGGGTCGTGGCCACGGCCCGGGACCCCGAGGGCGCGCACTCCCTGCGCGAGGTGGCGTCCGCACATCCCGGGCAGATCGTGATCGCCCCGCTGGACGTCACCGACCCGGAACAGGCCCGGCGGGCGGTCGCGCGGGCGAAGGCGGCTTTCGAGCGGATCGACGTCGTGGTCAACAATGCCGGCTACGGCGTATTCGGCGCGCTGGAGGAGATTCCGGACAGCGAGGTGCGAGCGGTATTCGAAACCAACGTCTTCGGGTCACTGAACGTGATCCGGGCGGCGTTGCCGGTACTGCGCGAACAGCGCGGTGGTCACCTGGTACAGATTTCCTCGATTGCCGGTATCACCGCCCCTTCCCCCGGCCTGGGGCTCTACGCCGCGACCAAATTCGCGGTCGAAGGTATGAACGAGGGGTTGATTCGCGAGGTGAGTCACCTGGGCATCGGCGTCACCATCGTGGAGCCGGGCATGTTCGGCACCGGTTTCGTTGCGGCCCTGGGCATGACGCCTGTCCGGCATCCGGACTATCGAGCCAGCGTCCAGGCGGCCCACGATCGGCTGTCACAGCTGGGGCCCGGCGTCTACGGCGACCCGGACGACGCCGCACGGCAGATCATCGCCGCCGTCGACTCGGCCGATCCGCCGCTGCGGCTGCCGCTGGGGCAGGATGCGATCCACGCGATCCGCACCAAGCTGACCGCCGAACTCAGCGCCCTGGATGCCCGGGAGCCGGCCGCGCAGGGCGCCGGGTAG
- a CDS encoding TetR/AcrR family transcriptional regulator yields MAETKDGRGPGRPRSERSRRAVLAAARDLLTDRGLPGLSVDEIASRAGVSKNTIYRWWPTKAAVLMDAFTDAFAARMTVPAEGDALTRLRTTVRRVASLMSDPDARRPFVALVAAAQHDPELAAALRERFIAGRRAEVNEVLSAAIAGGRLPSDFDAEAAVDLIYGALYYRLLISGAPLGPDYADRVLTAMGLPVD; encoded by the coding sequence ATGGCGGAGACGAAGGATGGGCGCGGGCCGGGGCGGCCCCGGAGCGAACGATCGCGCCGGGCGGTGCTCGCGGCGGCGCGAGATCTGCTGACCGATCGCGGACTACCCGGGCTGAGCGTGGACGAGATCGCCTCCCGCGCGGGGGTCAGCAAGAACACCATCTATCGCTGGTGGCCGACCAAAGCCGCGGTACTGATGGACGCGTTCACCGACGCCTTCGCCGCGCGCATGACCGTCCCCGCCGAAGGTGATGCGCTGACCCGGCTGCGAACCACGGTCCGTCGCGTCGCGAGCCTCATGAGTGATCCGGATGCGCGCCGGCCGTTCGTCGCACTGGTCGCCGCGGCCCAGCACGATCCGGAACTCGCCGCGGCACTGCGGGAGCGATTCATCGCCGGCCGCCGTGCCGAGGTGAACGAGGTCCTGTCGGCCGCGATCGCCGGCGGCCGACTCCCCTCGGACTTCGACGCGGAAGCCGCGGTCGACCTGATCTACGGCGCGCTGTACTACCGCCTGCTGATCAGCGGGGCGCCCCTGGGGCCGGATTACGCGGATCGCGTACTCACGGCGATGGGCCTACCCGTCGACTGA
- a CDS encoding pyridoxal phosphate-dependent aminotransferase produces MDRVSPTSQSPHQPPRILEQSLKLQNVLYEIRGPVHAHAARLEAEGHRILKLNIGNPAPFGFDAPDVIMRDMIAALPYAQGYSESKGILPARRAIVTRYELVPGFPEFDVDDVYLGNGVSELITMTMQALLDSGDEVLIPAPDYPLWTAMTSLAGGTAVHYLCDESNGWQPDVADIESKITDKTKALLVINPNNPTGAVYSTEVLQQLVDLARKHQLLLLADEIYDKILYDDTKHISLASLAPDLLCLTFNGLSKAYRVAGYRSGWLVITGPKEHAAGFLEGIDLLASTRLCPNVPAQHAIQVALGGYQSIEDLILPGGRLLEQRDVAWEKLNMIPGVSCVKPKGALYAFPRLDPEVYEIHDDAKLVLDLLLQEKILMVQGTGFNWPQHDHLRIVTLPWARDLSVAIERFGNFLSSYRQ; encoded by the coding sequence ATTGATCGGGTGAGCCCTACCAGCCAGTCACCGCATCAGCCCCCACGGATTCTGGAGCAGTCTCTCAAGCTCCAGAACGTTCTCTACGAGATCCGCGGACCGGTACACGCACATGCGGCACGGCTGGAGGCCGAGGGACATCGCATCCTCAAGCTGAACATCGGCAACCCGGCGCCGTTCGGATTCGACGCGCCGGATGTGATCATGCGCGACATGATCGCCGCGCTGCCGTACGCGCAGGGCTATTCCGAATCCAAGGGCATTCTGCCCGCGCGGCGCGCCATCGTGACCAGGTACGAACTGGTCCCCGGCTTCCCGGAATTCGACGTCGACGACGTCTACCTGGGCAACGGCGTCTCCGAGCTGATCACCATGACCATGCAGGCCCTGCTCGACAGCGGTGACGAGGTGCTGATCCCGGCCCCGGACTATCCGCTGTGGACCGCGATGACCAGCCTGGCCGGCGGTACCGCCGTGCACTATCTGTGTGACGAGTCCAACGGCTGGCAGCCCGATGTGGCCGATATCGAATCCAAGATCACCGACAAGACCAAGGCCCTGCTGGTGATCAACCCGAACAACCCCACCGGCGCGGTGTACTCGACGGAGGTACTGCAGCAGCTGGTGGACCTGGCGCGCAAACATCAGCTGCTGCTGCTCGCGGACGAGATCTACGACAAGATCCTCTACGACGACACCAAGCACATCTCGCTGGCCTCCCTCGCCCCCGACCTGCTGTGCCTGACTTTCAACGGCCTGTCCAAGGCCTACCGGGTCGCGGGATACCGGTCCGGCTGGCTGGTGATCACCGGCCCCAAGGAACATGCGGCCGGATTCCTCGAGGGTATCGATCTGCTGGCGTCCACCCGGTTGTGCCCGAATGTGCCCGCGCAGCACGCCATTCAGGTGGCCCTGGGCGGATACCAGAGCATCGAGGACCTGATCCTGCCCGGCGGCCGGCTCCTCGAACAGCGCGATGTCGCCTGGGAGAAGCTCAATATGATCCCCGGTGTCTCATGTGTGAAACCCAAGGGCGCGTTGTACGCGTTCCCGCGGCTGGACCCCGAGGTCTACGAGATCCACGACGACGCCAAATTGGTGCTCGACCTCTTGCTGCAGGAGAAGATCCTGATGGTGCAGGGCACCGGATTCAACTGGCCGCAGCACGACCACCTGCGCATCGTGACGCTGCCGTGGGCCAGAGATCTGTCCGTGGCGATCGAACGATTCGGGAACTTCCTCTCCAGTTATCGGCAGTGA
- a CDS encoding helix-turn-helix domain-containing protein, with the protein MSIREFAAHLGVHERLVSKWEAGGARVHPRPVNQAALDTSLARSDEVVRARFAAMIDQPVVDHPEPEFEVRHHHSAHGKYSSDAELLALVDAGAMRGDALAEISERDLIMAAAHEASEHAGRAEATNVGASALEQLDADATRIAREYVHVPPVPMMVEMLRVRRRVYRLLEGHQKPADTSHLYLLAGTLSGLLANASTDLGHLDAAGEQARAAWAYAELCGHNGLRAWTRGMQALIEYWSERPRRAVMLAQHGQRYADSVTAQVRLHNIEARIWSKLGSATDAERCIRAADAARTGNTTDELHDETGGVFGFPEAKSHYYAGATYIHLGQAEPALTETQRTIELYSGGPREQRSYGAEALARVDNAAAQLINGSLDGAGDALSPVLELSEDRRIAQLEERLTGLRRRIATPQFRDAVEARRLDERIEEFCGTTVTSGMLPANPPA; encoded by the coding sequence ATGAGCATCAGGGAGTTCGCGGCCCATCTGGGAGTACACGAACGACTGGTCTCCAAATGGGAGGCCGGGGGTGCCAGAGTGCATCCGCGCCCGGTCAACCAGGCCGCGCTGGACACATCATTGGCCAGGTCCGACGAAGTCGTGCGGGCACGGTTCGCGGCAATGATCGATCAGCCCGTGGTCGATCATCCCGAGCCGGAATTCGAGGTGCGCCACCATCATTCGGCGCACGGCAAGTATTCGAGCGACGCGGAACTTTTGGCACTCGTAGACGCCGGTGCAATGAGAGGTGATGCGTTAGCCGAGATTTCGGAGAGGGATCTGATCATGGCGGCTGCCCACGAAGCCAGCGAGCACGCCGGTCGCGCCGAGGCCACCAATGTCGGCGCCTCCGCGCTGGAACAGCTCGACGCCGATGCCACCCGCATCGCCAGAGAGTATGTCCATGTGCCGCCGGTTCCGATGATGGTGGAGATGCTGCGGGTGCGCCGGCGCGTGTACCGACTGCTCGAGGGTCATCAGAAGCCCGCGGACACAAGCCATTTGTATCTGCTGGCCGGAACGCTGTCGGGCCTGCTGGCCAATGCCAGTACCGATCTCGGTCATCTCGACGCCGCCGGAGAACAGGCCCGGGCGGCCTGGGCCTACGCGGAACTGTGCGGCCACAACGGTTTACGCGCCTGGACACGCGGTATGCAGGCACTGATCGAATACTGGTCCGAACGTCCGCGCCGCGCGGTGATGCTGGCGCAGCACGGCCAGCGGTACGCGGATTCGGTGACAGCCCAGGTGCGCCTGCACAATATCGAGGCGCGCATCTGGTCGAAACTGGGCAGCGCCACCGACGCCGAACGCTGCATCCGGGCCGCCGACGCCGCGCGAACCGGCAACACCACCGACGAATTGCACGACGAGACGGGTGGTGTTTTTGGCTTCCCCGAGGCCAAGAGCCACTACTACGCCGGCGCGACCTACATCCATCTCGGTCAGGCGGAGCCGGCGCTCACCGAGACCCAGCGCACCATCGAGTTGTACAGCGGCGGCCCGCGCGAGCAGCGCTCCTACGGCGCCGAGGCACTGGCCCGCGTCGACAATGCGGCGGCCCAGCTCATCAACGGCAGCCTCGACGGCGCCGGAGACGCGCTGAGCCCCGTCCTCGAACTGTCCGAGGACCGGCGCATCGCACAACTCGAGGAGCGGCTGACCGGATTGCGGCGCCGCATCGCCACCCCGCAGTTCCGGGATGCGGTCGAGGCCCGCCGCCTCGACGAGCGGATCGAGGAATTCTGCGGCACCACCGTCACCAGCGGGATGCTGCCCGCCAATCCACCGGCCTGA